In Thermococcus stetteri, the following proteins share a genomic window:
- a CDS encoding DMT family transporter, whose amino-acid sequence MSRKHAVLAVVLWSTVASAFKLSLRYLTPLGLLFYASLTSLLLFGILYARKFSPRRENLRSAYLGLINPFLYYLVLFSAYDRLLAQEAQALNYTWPLMLVLLSIPLLGRRPGIRTILGLFLGFLGALIVATKGNLASLSFTDPLGVALGLGSAVIWASYWLLNLRDERPLVEKMFWNFLFGFMYISTALLVSEGFQIPSLWGLSGAAYVGLFEMGITFLLWYRAVESDIAFASSIAYLVPFLSLFFISLVVGERIASSTILGLILIVTGIIVGKKGM is encoded by the coding sequence ATGTCCCGAAAGCACGCCGTCCTCGCCGTTGTCCTCTGGTCAACCGTTGCCAGCGCCTTCAAGCTCTCGCTCAGGTATCTTACCCCCCTCGGGCTCCTCTTCTACGCTTCCCTGACTTCGTTGCTCCTCTTTGGGATTCTTTACGCCCGCAAATTCTCCCCCCGGAGGGAGAACCTCCGCTCTGCTTATCTCGGTCTGATAAATCCCTTCCTGTACTATCTCGTCCTCTTCTCGGCCTACGACAGACTTCTGGCCCAGGAGGCGCAGGCACTGAACTACACGTGGCCATTGATGCTCGTGTTGCTTTCTATTCCGCTCCTTGGCAGAAGGCCGGGGATTAGAACCATTCTTGGTCTCTTTCTCGGTTTTTTGGGCGCTCTGATAGTTGCAACTAAGGGAAACTTGGCATCGCTCAGCTTCACCGACCCATTAGGCGTCGCCCTCGGACTCGGGAGTGCGGTAATATGGGCCTCCTACTGGCTTTTAAACCTCAGGGACGAAAGGCCCCTCGTTGAGAAGATGTTCTGGAACTTCCTCTTTGGGTTCATGTATATTTCGACCGCGCTTTTAGTTAGTGAGGGATTTCAGATTCCATCTCTGTGGGGGTTGAGCGGTGCCGCATACGTTGGGCTCTTTGAAATGGGGATTACTTTCCTTCTCTGGTATAGGGCTGTGGAGAGCGATATAGCCTTTGCATCCAGCATAGCTTACCTCGTTCCCTTCCTGAGTCTCTTTTTCATCTCACTCGTTG
- the gcvT gene encoding glycine cleavage system aminomethyltransferase GcvT: MVKRVHIFDWHNEHAKKVEEFAGWEMPIWYSSIKEEHLAVRNGVGIFDVSHMGEIFFRGKDALEFLQYVTTNDIAKPPAISGTYTLVLNERGAVKDETLVFNMGNNEYMMVCDSDAFEKLDAWFNAIKKGIEKFGDIDLEIENKTYDMAMFSIQGPKARDLAKDLFGIDINDLWWFQAKEVELDGIKILLSRSGYTGENGFEVYFEDANPYHPDPSKRGEPEKALYVWKTILEAGEKYGIKPAGLGARDTLRLEAGYTLYGNETKEKQLLSTDIDEVTPLQANLEFAIFWDKEFIGKEALLKQKERGLPSKMVHFKMVDKGIPREGYKVYKDGELIGEVTSGTLSPLLGIGIGIAFLKPEYAVPGVEIEVEIRGKPKKAVTVAPPFYDPKKYGAFREE, from the coding sequence ATGGTTAAGAGAGTTCACATCTTCGACTGGCATAATGAGCATGCCAAGAAGGTTGAGGAGTTCGCCGGCTGGGAGATGCCCATCTGGTACTCCAGCATAAAGGAGGAGCACCTCGCCGTTAGGAACGGCGTTGGCATCTTTGATGTTTCCCACATGGGAGAGATATTCTTCCGCGGTAAAGACGCCCTCGAGTTCCTCCAGTACGTCACCACCAACGACATAGCTAAACCCCCGGCCATAAGCGGAACCTACACCCTAGTCCTCAATGAGAGGGGCGCCGTAAAGGACGAGACCCTCGTCTTCAACATGGGTAACAACGAGTACATGATGGTGTGCGATTCAGACGCCTTCGAGAAGCTCGACGCCTGGTTCAACGCCATCAAAAAAGGAATAGAGAAGTTCGGCGACATAGACCTCGAGATAGAGAACAAGACCTACGACATGGCTATGTTCTCAATCCAGGGGCCGAAGGCAAGAGATCTAGCCAAAGACCTCTTCGGCATAGACATCAACGACCTCTGGTGGTTCCAAGCTAAAGAGGTTGAGCTCGACGGCATAAAGATTCTTCTTTCCAGGAGCGGCTACACGGGAGAGAACGGCTTTGAGGTCTACTTCGAGGACGCAAACCCGTACCACCCCGATCCGAGCAAGAGAGGAGAGCCCGAGAAGGCCCTCTACGTCTGGAAGACCATACTTGAAGCCGGCGAGAAGTACGGCATAAAACCTGCTGGACTCGGCGCTCGTGATACCCTCAGGCTTGAGGCCGGGTACACCCTCTACGGCAACGAGACAAAGGAGAAGCAGCTCCTCAGCACGGATATTGACGAGGTTACCCCACTCCAGGCCAACCTTGAGTTCGCGATCTTCTGGGACAAGGAGTTCATAGGCAAGGAGGCACTCCTCAAGCAGAAGGAGCGCGGACTTCCGAGCAAGATGGTGCACTTCAAGATGGTGGACAAGGGCATTCCGAGAGAGGGCTACAAGGTCTACAAGGACGGCGAGCTCATCGGCGAGGTAACGAGCGGAACACTATCGCCTCTCCTTGGAATAGGCATTGGAATAGCCTTCCTCAAGCCGGAGTACGCGGTTCCCGGCGTCGAGATAGAGGTCGAGATAAGGGGCAAGCCCAAGAAGGCAGTAACCGTTGCCCCGCCCTTCTATGACCCCAAGAAGTACGGCGCCTTCAGGGAGGAATGA
- a CDS encoding universal stress protein, with product MFEKILYPTDFSDISLHTLRNCVPGLFEIGAQEVHLLHVIDITVAELQAFELEEVYKNKLEELAKTLREKGINVKTSIRIGIPAIEIAEEAESIGADLIISPSVGENVWRQMFLGSTASNLVRATKRPVLLLKYSKKDDSFELPVECSELFKRPLVALDFSECSEKITEAVTKFKELIEKGVLLHSVDYGKIEELEGNIEAAKKRLDEIAGKIGVEFKKEVMVGTASQTIIGTALAKKATLIVIGKKGRSIIKELILGSTAERVIRDSKLPVLLVPCE from the coding sequence ATGTTTGAGAAGATTTTGTATCCTACTGACTTCTCAGATATATCGCTTCACACTCTCCGTAACTGTGTTCCAGGCCTCTTCGAGATTGGTGCACAGGAAGTCCACCTCCTCCACGTCATAGACATAACGGTCGCTGAACTTCAGGCCTTTGAGCTTGAGGAGGTCTACAAAAACAAACTCGAAGAACTTGCAAAAACGCTCAGGGAAAAGGGAATCAACGTCAAGACTTCCATAAGGATAGGCATCCCTGCAATTGAAATAGCGGAGGAAGCGGAAAGCATAGGTGCGGACTTAATCATCAGCCCAAGCGTCGGTGAAAACGTCTGGAGGCAGATGTTCCTGGGAAGCACCGCCTCAAACCTCGTCAGGGCCACAAAGAGGCCCGTGCTCCTCCTCAAGTATTCGAAGAAGGACGACTCCTTTGAGCTCCCGGTGGAATGTTCAGAGCTGTTCAAGAGACCTCTTGTTGCTCTGGACTTCTCAGAGTGCTCCGAGAAAATCACGGAGGCAGTTACAAAGTTCAAGGAGCTCATTGAGAAGGGTGTTCTGCTCCACTCGGTGGACTACGGCAAGATAGAGGAGCTGGAGGGCAACATAGAGGCCGCGAAAAAGCGCCTGGACGAGATCGCGGGTAAAATTGGAGTGGAGTTCAAGAAAGAGGTAATGGTGGGAACGGCAAGCCAGACAATAATAGGAACGGCACTCGCCAAAAAGGCGACACTCATAGTCATCGGCAAGAAGGGCAGGAGCATAATCAAAGAGCTTATACTCGGTTCAACAGCGGAGAGAGTCATAAGGGACTCAAAACTCCCGGTGCTCCTCGTTCCGTGTGAATGA
- a CDS encoding endonuclease dU, with protein MIRKVKPQIRVVGFDDGAFSFSSKLKHEKTILIGVVMKGSLEVVGVLARWITVDGRDATEAMIDAVNSSRFKDLRVILLKGITYAGFNIVDLERLHRETNLPVVVVIRKRPDVLSMEDALRKHFQDAEERITLLRKAPSLVELIPEKLYFQAVGLDEKTAAEVIRVTTRTGFIPEPLRLAHMIASAVMTGESRRE; from the coding sequence ATGATACGGAAGGTTAAGCCCCAGATCAGGGTGGTCGGCTTCGACGACGGCGCCTTCTCCTTTTCTTCAAAGCTGAAACATGAAAAGACGATACTGATCGGAGTCGTGATGAAGGGTTCTCTGGAGGTCGTTGGCGTTCTCGCCCGCTGGATAACCGTTGACGGAAGAGACGCCACCGAGGCCATGATAGACGCTGTAAATTCATCCCGGTTCAAGGACTTAAGGGTGATCCTGCTCAAGGGCATAACCTACGCAGGGTTCAACATCGTTGACCTTGAGAGGCTCCATAGAGAGACTAACCTCCCAGTGGTGGTGGTCATCAGAAAGAGGCCCGACGTTTTGTCAATGGAAGATGCCCTGAGAAAGCACTTCCAGGATGCAGAGGAGAGAATAACCCTGCTCAGAAAGGCCCCCTCCCTTGTGGAGCTTATTCCTGAAAAACTGTACTTTCAGGCAGTTGGCCTCGATGAAAAAACTGCTGCCGAGGTTATCCGGGTCACGACGAGGACGGGCTTCATACCCGAACCCCTAAGGCTGGCCCACATGATAGCCAGCGCCGTGATGACCGGTGAGAGCAGACGGGAGTAG
- the cutA gene encoding divalent-cation tolerance protein CutA: MEAIIVYTTFPDWESARKITRELLERKLIVCANLREHEAMYWWEGKIEEGKEIGAFYKTEVGKWKELRETIRELHPYDVPMIARIDLDKLNREYSEWMAKVLFE, from the coding sequence ATGGAGGCGATCATCGTTTACACGACTTTTCCAGACTGGGAGAGCGCCAGAAAGATTACCAGGGAACTCCTAGAAAGGAAGCTTATAGTCTGCGCGAACCTCAGGGAGCACGAGGCTATGTACTGGTGGGAGGGCAAGATTGAGGAAGGAAAGGAGATCGGAGCCTTCTATAAGACCGAAGTGGGCAAGTGGAAGGAGCTGAGGGAGACGATAAGGGAGCTCCATCCCTACGACGTCCCGATGATAGCCAGAATCGACCTCGACAAGCTCAACCGCGAGTACTCCGAGTGGATGGCGAAGGTGCTATTCGAATGA
- a CDS encoding acylphosphatase — protein MKRVRAHLKIYGRVQGVGFRWSMSREARKLGVHGWVRNLPDGTVEAVIEGDPERVEALIGWAHQGPPLARVTRVEVKWEEPEGLEGFRVVG, from the coding sequence ATGAAGCGCGTAAGGGCGCACCTCAAGATATACGGAAGGGTTCAGGGCGTGGGTTTTCGCTGGAGCATGAGCAGGGAAGCCAGGAAACTTGGAGTCCACGGATGGGTCAGAAACCTTCCGGACGGGACAGTGGAGGCCGTTATAGAAGGCGACCCTGAGAGGGTTGAAGCGTTAATAGGCTGGGCGCATCAGGGGCCGCCGCTGGCCAGGGTGACAAGGGTTGAGGTAAAATGGGAAGAGCCAGAGGGATTAGAGGGCTTCAGGGTCGTTGGCTGA
- a CDS encoding regulator of amino acid metabolism, contains ACT domain protein, with the protein MMLILEAYFKNYPARRKVAEFLFENGLSVKNGKIYIKNVEVPISELARAIGVNRKIIYHTIEYIEKTYPLRLVFERLNPLPSLVDVAPLMGWEVLEIDVEKDQYQMAFSDVLRLLAEDNTPIMEVFGRNLREETSKIYIVIDGTLSTETFGKIKTIRGFKRLILHTPEKDKEKFVCNYCEVKYCPKRVLLEAISQRP; encoded by the coding sequence ATGATGCTCATACTCGAGGCCTACTTTAAGAACTACCCCGCGAGGAGAAAGGTCGCGGAGTTCCTGTTTGAGAACGGACTGAGCGTTAAGAACGGTAAAATCTACATAAAGAACGTCGAGGTGCCGATAAGCGAGCTGGCAAGGGCAATCGGCGTAAACAGAAAGATAATCTACCATACGATAGAGTACATAGAGAAGACCTATCCGCTAAGGCTTGTGTTTGAGAGGCTGAACCCGCTCCCGAGCCTGGTAGACGTCGCCCCCCTCATGGGCTGGGAAGTCCTGGAGATAGACGTTGAGAAGGACCAGTACCAGATGGCGTTTTCAGATGTACTCAGGTTGCTCGCCGAAGACAACACCCCCATCATGGAGGTCTTCGGAAGGAACCTAAGGGAAGAGACCAGCAAGATCTACATAGTCATTGATGGGACGCTCTCAACGGAGACATTTGGCAAAATAAAAACGATCAGAGGCTTCAAGAGGCTCATACTCCACACGCCGGAAAAGGATAAAGAAAAGTTCGTCTGCAACTACTGTGAGGTCAAGTACTGCCCGAAGAGGGTGCTTCTTGAGGCCATCAGCCAACGACCCTGA
- a CDS encoding ADP-dependent ribose-1-phosphate kinase: MKLDVIGIGNLNYDIIFTLERFPEFHEKISARGAHFGLGGAAANTISWLAHFGLKTGYIGAVGNDDVGEMHIKYFKSIGVDTGGIDVVEEPSGVAVAMVAGDDKRIVKYLGANARRKFKPEYASRAKFLHLSSNPPELIEEAVNFASQRGIKVSLDIGEAPLPRELEEKVDYLMMNEDEYRRKYGSLDLSLCRTKNLVVTLNGGGALVREGDKVFEVRGLSAKVVDSTGAGDSFDAGVIYGVLNGWSLLDSAKLGMLLAYLTVQKVGARSAIVPLDEVKRIAKELDLDLPFNRT; the protein is encoded by the coding sequence GTGAAGCTGGACGTTATTGGCATCGGCAACCTGAACTACGACATAATATTCACGCTGGAGCGCTTTCCAGAGTTCCACGAGAAGATCAGCGCCAGGGGTGCCCACTTTGGGCTTGGCGGTGCGGCCGCCAACACGATAAGCTGGCTCGCCCACTTCGGCCTTAAAACGGGCTACATAGGGGCTGTGGGAAACGACGACGTTGGGGAAATGCACATCAAGTACTTCAAAAGCATCGGGGTTGATACCGGTGGGATAGACGTTGTTGAAGAGCCATCGGGCGTTGCCGTGGCGATGGTGGCGGGGGACGACAAGAGGATAGTCAAGTACTTGGGGGCAAACGCAAGAAGAAAGTTCAAGCCCGAATACGCATCGAGGGCCAAGTTCCTCCACCTCTCATCCAATCCACCAGAGCTTATAGAGGAGGCAGTTAATTTCGCGAGCCAGAGGGGGATAAAGGTCTCCCTGGACATAGGTGAGGCACCGCTCCCGCGGGAGCTTGAGGAGAAGGTGGACTACCTGATGATGAACGAGGACGAGTACAGGCGCAAGTACGGGAGCCTCGATCTAAGCCTGTGTCGGACCAAGAACCTCGTGGTCACGCTGAACGGCGGCGGTGCTCTCGTCAGGGAAGGGGATAAAGTCTTTGAGGTCAGGGGTCTGAGTGCGAAGGTAGTCGATTCGACGGGCGCTGGAGATTCCTTCGATGCAGGCGTTATCTACGGAGTCCTCAACGGCTGGTCCCTTCTCGACTCCGCAAAGCTCGGAATGCTACTCGCGTACCTGACCGTCCAGAAGGTTGGAGCGAGGAGCGCCATAGTCCCGCTCGATGAGGTAAAAAGGATAGCAAAGGAGCTCGACCTGGACCTGCCCTTCAATAGGACTTGA
- a CDS encoding ABC transporter permease: MEATELRALWGVAVKSWRVFLSYKVWFVSDIGMGFLFVGQALLIGLGLTGKRNSEALQRLTGYSDYVAFAVLGLLVLSFGLTFLSGFVWSVVDELYAGTLEYSFAAPMRRITFFLGNVLVRLFLSLLYMAIYLPFFKLLFGLGIDLLAVVKALPVLLLGSLGMVGLGMAAAGIVLYLRDPGPFINILEMLVFALSGAMYPLSILPTALQVLAKALPYAPTTEALRKVVAYGYASSTGELEYLALISLTYSLLGYAVYKWSERQARIVGLKSY, encoded by the coding sequence ATGGAGGCTACTGAACTCAGGGCGCTCTGGGGTGTCGCGGTGAAGAGCTGGAGGGTCTTCCTCAGCTACAAGGTCTGGTTCGTCAGCGACATCGGAATGGGCTTCCTCTTCGTTGGACAGGCCCTCCTCATAGGGCTTGGACTTACCGGAAAGAGGAACTCCGAGGCACTTCAGAGGCTCACCGGGTATTCTGACTACGTGGCATTCGCCGTCCTCGGTCTGCTGGTTCTCAGCTTTGGCCTGACCTTTCTCAGCGGCTTTGTGTGGAGCGTCGTTGACGAGCTGTATGCCGGAACGCTGGAGTACTCCTTCGCCGCCCCGATGAGGAGGATAACGTTCTTCCTCGGCAACGTCCTGGTTAGGCTCTTCCTCTCGCTCCTTTACATGGCGATCTACCTCCCCTTCTTCAAGCTGCTTTTCGGACTGGGAATTGACCTACTGGCAGTCGTTAAGGCCCTTCCGGTTCTGCTCCTAGGAAGCTTAGGGATGGTGGGTCTTGGAATGGCTGCCGCCGGTATCGTCCTCTACCTCAGAGACCCAGGGCCTTTCATAAACATCCTGGAGATGCTCGTCTTTGCCCTCAGCGGTGCTATGTATCCACTTTCGATTCTTCCCACGGCGCTCCAGGTTCTGGCGAAGGCCCTCCCCTATGCGCCAACAACAGAGGCCCTGAGAAAAGTCGTGGCGTACGGATACGCTTCGAGCACAGGCGAGCTCGAGTACCTCGCTCTGATTTCCCTGACGTATTCCCTCTTGGGATACGCCGTCTATAAATGGAGTGAAAGGCAGGCGAGGATCGTCGGCCTCAAGTCCTATTGA
- a CDS encoding ABC transporter permease, giving the protein MIAAVLEKEFRMFFRYPLRVISSVLVGIVFLLQFVYFGQAVLGGRYSALLEASTGLGDYPTYALIGYTLWWVSSSPIEAYVWGVRRELQRGTFETNVLSPSSLTVVLLGLALSWMLMDSILMTIVFLFGVILFKIPLSVGIILKSIPVILLSLLAFLGFGFLFAGLVMLLKNIGPFAQLFEFGMLFFSGVFFPLTLMPDWVRSFAEFIPLTHAVSTVRTVFSGGGYSQASTSIGWLVLLAPLYWLVGYLLFRWAEKITRVIGYGGY; this is encoded by the coding sequence TTGATAGCTGCAGTTCTCGAGAAGGAGTTCAGGATGTTCTTCCGCTATCCGTTGAGGGTGATAAGTTCCGTCCTTGTCGGGATAGTCTTTCTCCTCCAGTTCGTCTACTTTGGACAAGCGGTTCTCGGCGGGAGGTACTCGGCTCTTCTGGAGGCCTCGACGGGCCTTGGAGATTATCCGACGTACGCCCTCATCGGCTATACCCTCTGGTGGGTCTCATCATCACCCATAGAGGCCTACGTGTGGGGAGTTCGGAGGGAGCTCCAAAGGGGTACCTTCGAGACGAACGTCCTCTCTCCTTCGAGCTTGACGGTTGTTCTCCTCGGCCTGGCCCTCAGCTGGATGCTCATGGATTCCATACTCATGACCATCGTTTTCCTCTTTGGCGTCATTCTATTCAAAATCCCCCTCAGCGTCGGGATTATCCTTAAGTCAATTCCAGTAATCCTCCTGTCCCTCCTGGCATTTTTGGGCTTTGGGTTCCTCTTTGCGGGCCTTGTAATGCTCCTCAAGAACATAGGGCCTTTCGCCCAGCTCTTCGAGTTTGGGATGCTCTTCTTCTCGGGAGTCTTCTTCCCCCTCACCCTCATGCCGGACTGGGTGAGGAGTTTTGCAGAGTTTATACCCCTTACGCATGCAGTCTCGACCGTCAGAACAGTGTTCTCCGGCGGCGGCTATTCACAGGCCTCTACCTCCATTGGATGGCTGGTCCTTCTCGCCCCACTCTACTGGCTGGTTGGCTACCTCCTGTTCCGGTGGGCAGAAAAGATAACCAGGGTGATAGGCTATGGAGGCTACTGA
- a CDS encoding ATP-binding cassette domain-containing protein, translating to MKAVEVHNLRKSYPKKIPLPFRKVEWVEAVRGISFEVKRGELFGLLGPNGAGKTTTIKMLTTLLEPSGGSAKILGLDIIRDAREIRKGINLVAEGERTLYWRLSAYENLKYFARIYYVPKSEMEGRIEELLKLVGLWERRNDLVMSYSRGMKQRLAIAKALINDPEVLFLDEPTLGLDVQSALFVRDFVKRLVKEEGKTVLLTTHYMLEAEELCDRIAIIDHGKIIALDTPEGLKRLVKGEETVEISVRDFNPALLEKSPWKLAVVQRTGERTVLRGNIDEEDLPKLVEWLVKKGAKVVSVERKEPTLEDVFIKLTGRGLRD from the coding sequence ATGAAGGCCGTTGAAGTTCACAACCTCCGAAAGAGTTACCCCAAGAAAATCCCCCTTCCGTTCCGAAAGGTCGAGTGGGTCGAAGCGGTTAGGGGGATAAGCTTCGAAGTTAAACGGGGGGAACTTTTCGGCCTGCTCGGGCCAAACGGTGCGGGGAAAACAACGACGATAAAGATGCTCACGACGCTCCTCGAACCTAGCGGGGGGAGCGCCAAAATACTTGGACTCGATATCATCAGAGATGCGAGGGAAATAAGAAAGGGAATAAACCTCGTGGCTGAGGGAGAAAGAACGCTCTACTGGAGGCTTTCTGCCTATGAAAACCTCAAGTACTTTGCGAGAATCTACTACGTTCCGAAATCCGAGATGGAGGGGAGGATTGAAGAGCTTTTGAAGCTGGTCGGGCTCTGGGAGAGAAGGAACGACCTTGTGATGAGTTATTCGCGCGGTATGAAGCAGAGGCTTGCGATAGCGAAGGCCCTGATAAACGACCCTGAGGTGCTCTTCCTCGACGAACCAACGCTCGGACTGGATGTCCAGAGTGCTCTCTTTGTCAGGGACTTCGTGAAGAGGCTCGTAAAAGAAGAGGGGAAGACCGTACTCCTGACCACTCACTATATGCTCGAGGCCGAGGAGCTGTGCGACAGGATAGCCATCATAGACCACGGGAAGATCATTGCACTCGACACGCCGGAGGGCCTTAAAAGACTCGTGAAAGGTGAGGAGACTGTCGAGATCTCGGTGAGGGACTTCAATCCAGCCCTTCTCGAAAAGTCCCCCTGGAAGCTTGCGGTCGTTCAGAGAACTGGGGAGAGAACAGTACTGAGGGGGAACATTGACGAGGAAGACCTCCCCAAGCTGGTAGAGTGGCTCGTCAAGAAGGGGGCGAAGGTAGTCTCCGTCGAGAGGAAGGAGCCGACACTTGAGGACGTTTTCATAAAGCTGACCGGGAGGGGGCTGAGGGATTGA
- the tfe gene encoding transcription factor E, producing MAKRKNKELLEIAQEIGGDEAVEVVKALEKIKEATDEELAEATGIRVNTVRRILYLLNDEGLADFKRIRDPETGWYYYYWHLETKKLPEILRSRKMAELKKLKEMLEEETSEIYYWCGTEGHPKLTFDEAMEYEFQCPICGKMLMQYDNTHIVEELKRRIEELEIELGLKKKPKKPSRRKKSKSE from the coding sequence GTGGCTAAGCGCAAAAACAAGGAACTCCTCGAGATCGCACAGGAGATAGGTGGAGACGAAGCCGTTGAGGTAGTTAAGGCCCTCGAAAAGATAAAGGAAGCCACCGACGAGGAACTGGCCGAAGCAACCGGCATAAGGGTGAACACGGTAAGGAGAATACTCTACCTGCTCAACGACGAGGGATTAGCAGACTTCAAGAGAATTAGGGATCCAGAAACGGGCTGGTATTACTACTACTGGCACCTTGAGACCAAGAAGCTACCTGAAATACTCAGGTCAAGGAAAATGGCGGAGCTCAAGAAGCTCAAGGAGATGCTAGAGGAGGAAACCAGCGAGATATACTACTGGTGCGGTACCGAGGGACATCCAAAGCTCACCTTTGATGAGGCAATGGAGTACGAGTTCCAGTGCCCGATCTGCGGCAAGATGCTCATGCAGTACGACAACACCCACATCGTGGAGGAGCTCAAAAGGCGAATTGAGGAGCTTGAGATCGAGCTGGGCCTCAAGAAGAAGCCCAAGAAACCATCAAGAAGGAAGAAGTCAAAGTCGGAGTGA
- a CDS encoding DUF2110 family protein — translation MQEVVILEKVYGDRSGFEKMNKKLRSLLGDLEVEWKLSAVRKNWVMVALSGEDEEISANLIREEFGEVPYSLKNVEEGQTYRGRFIDLGKVGYGAYVDIGVFRPAPKDALLPLYYLKKTFEDIPVRWMIRRFGWVDNLPVEVEVTRVEFGAREIELAFTEKELKRIRTWTSDGFDKLFVVGTISEKVEEALIKTGHGRDVKRMEELGLMETLLVLKKGTQAPGIIKAIGPHLPGAVFGAIKFEERS, via the coding sequence ATGCAGGAAGTTGTTATTCTGGAGAAGGTTTACGGAGATAGGAGTGGCTTTGAGAAGATGAACAAGAAGCTTCGCTCACTTCTTGGCGATCTTGAAGTTGAGTGGAAGCTTTCGGCGGTTAGGAAGAACTGGGTGATGGTTGCCCTTTCGGGCGAAGACGAGGAGATAAGTGCCAACCTCATCAGGGAGGAGTTCGGCGAAGTTCCCTACAGCCTCAAGAACGTCGAGGAAGGCCAGACTTACCGCGGGCGCTTCATAGACCTCGGAAAGGTCGGCTACGGGGCCTACGTCGATATAGGAGTGTTCAGACCGGCTCCAAAGGACGCCCTACTGCCACTGTACTACCTCAAAAAGACCTTTGAGGACATCCCTGTCAGGTGGATGATCCGCAGGTTTGGGTGGGTTGACAACCTTCCAGTGGAAGTGGAGGTCACCAGGGTCGAGTTCGGGGCCAGGGAAATCGAGCTGGCCTTCACAGAGAAAGAGTTGAAGCGCATCAGGACATGGACAAGCGATGGCTTCGACAAGCTCTTTGTGGTCGGAACAATCAGCGAAAAAGTCGAGGAGGCCCTCATAAAGACGGGTCACGGTAGGGACGTCAAGAGGATGGAGGAGCTCGGCCTCATGGAGACCCTCTTAGTCCTGAAGAAGGGCACCCAAGCGCCGGGAATCATAAAGGCCATCGGCCCACACCTGCCCGGGGCAGTCTTCGGTGCTATCAAATTTGAGGAGAGGTCCTGA
- a CDS encoding Mrp/NBP35 family ATP-binding protein, which yields MTIKAPTLNVGGLGVDPLTERIKEKQQKWKYKIAVLSGKGGVGKSTVAVNLAAALAKKGYFVGILDADIHGPNVAKMLGVDKADVLAERMEDGRFEMLPPTADFMGQITPIKVMSMGFLVPEDQPVIWRGSLVTKAIKQLLGDTKWGELDFMLIDFPPGTGDEILTVTQTLQLDAAIIVTTPQEVALLDTGKAVNMMKKMEVPYIAVVENMSYLICPHCGNEIDIFGKGGGKKLAEKEGVEFLGEIPIDLKAREASDAGIPIVLYEDTIAAKAFMELAEKLVKKLEEMKGESGNEEAEG from the coding sequence ATGACGATCAAAGCTCCGACTCTTAACGTTGGTGGACTCGGTGTGGATCCGCTCACAGAGAGGATTAAGGAGAAGCAGCAGAAGTGGAAGTACAAGATAGCCGTCCTGAGCGGCAAGGGCGGAGTTGGAAAGAGCACGGTCGCGGTCAACCTCGCGGCGGCACTCGCAAAGAAGGGCTACTTCGTCGGAATCCTCGATGCTGATATACACGGCCCGAACGTCGCCAAGATGCTCGGCGTTGACAAGGCGGACGTCCTGGCTGAGAGAATGGAGGACGGAAGGTTCGAGATGCTCCCGCCGACGGCGGACTTCATGGGCCAGATCACACCGATCAAGGTCATGAGCATGGGCTTCCTCGTTCCGGAGGATCAGCCGGTCATATGGCGTGGTTCCCTCGTGACCAAGGCCATAAAGCAGCTCCTCGGGGACACAAAATGGGGCGAGCTGGACTTCATGCTAATCGACTTTCCGCCCGGAACCGGTGACGAGATCCTGACTGTTACCCAGACGCTCCAGCTGGACGCCGCTATAATTGTCACAACTCCTCAGGAGGTTGCCCTCCTCGACACGGGCAAGGCGGTTAACATGATGAAGAAGATGGAAGTGCCCTACATAGCGGTCGTAGAGAACATGAGCTACCTTATCTGCCCGCACTGCGGCAACGAGATAGATATCTTTGGAAAGGGCGGCGGCAAAAAGCTAGCCGAAAAGGAGGGCGTTGAGTTCCTCGGCGAGATACCGATAGACCTCAAGGCAAGGGAAGCCAGCGACGCTGGGATCCCAATAGTCCTCTATGAGGACACCATAGCGGCAAAGGCCTTCATGGAGCTGGCAGAGAAGCTCGTAAAGAAGCTCGAGGAAATGAAGGGAGAATCGGGCAACGAGGAAGCTGAAGGGTAA